GGCGTCCGAAGTCCGTGACGCCGGCCAGGCCGAACATCGCGCCGGCCATCGCGTAGAGGAGCCACTTGGTCCGCTCGACGGCCACACCGCACAGGCGGGCCGTCGCTTCGTTCGATCCGATGGCGAAGATGTGCCTCCCCAGACGCATGCGCCCGAGGAGGACCGCCGTCCCGACGGCCAGCAGGACCGTCAGGAGGACGGCCGACGAGATCGCCACCGGCCCCACCCAGTCGAAACGCACCGTCCCGATCCACGTCAAGGCGAAATGCCAGTGAAGGTTCACGTGAAAGAGGACGAGATTGGCGTTGGTGAAGTCGGCGATCCAGTTCAGCGGGGCGTCGATCCGCTGCATATTCGCAATGCCTTTGGCGGCGCCGCGCGCAAACGTCATCATGCCCAGCGTGATGACGAACGGCACCAACTTCAGCCGGGTGATCAGGAACCCGTTGGCCGTACCGGCCAGGCACCCGACCGCCACGCCGACGAGCACGGCCACGAGCGGCAGCCAGAAGGCCGCGGCGCCGCCCAGACGGGCGACGTCCGCCGGCGCCAGTTCGCGGACCACCCACGCCGACGCCACCGCGGCGAGCGCGATGACGCTGCCCACCGACAGGTCGATCCCGCCGGAGATGATGATCAGCGTCATCCCGATCGCCCCGATCGCCACCGTCACCGTCTGTGTCAGGATGAGGCACTGGTTCGACGGCGACCAGTAGTTCAGCGTCCCTTCCTTGATGTGCTCCGCGATGCCGCCCGCGAAGACGACCAGCACGAGCCCCAACAGGGGCCCCAGAAGATTCGCGACCCGCCGGGGCGCCCCGGGCCTGGGAGAGGCCGAGAGTTCGGGCATGTCGTCTCGGCTCATCCGCGCTCCTCCTCGCCGCCCGTCGCTACGTGCATGACGGCCTCGGGCGTCCACTCGGAAACCGGGTGCTTCTCGCTCAAGAGGCCCCGGTGCATGACGGCGAGCGTGTCGCACACACCGAGGAGTTCCGGCAAGTAACTGGAGATCCAGAGGATCGCTTTGCCCTGGGCCGCAAGCCGGCCGACGAGGGCATAAACGTCGGCCTTGGAACCCACGTCGATGCCGCGCGTCGGCTCGTCCAGGAGGAGCACGTCGGCCTCCTGATGCAGCAGCCGCGCCAGCGCCACCTTCTGCTGGTTGCCGCCCGACAGGCTCGCGACCGGCTGGTCGGGGCCTTGTGTCCGGATGCCGAGTCGGCGAATCCAGTCGGCCGTCGCCTCGCGGACGCGCCGCCGGCTCAAGAGGCCACCGCGGACGTACGGCCGGAGCCGGCTCAGCGTCAAATTGTCCGCCACCGAGAGATTGGCCGCCAGCCCCTCGCCGCCGCGATCCTCCGAGAGGTACCCTACGCCGCGCGCGAGCATGCGCGGCGGGAGCCAACCCGTCGTGGTCACGCCGGCCAC
This window of the Planctomycetota bacterium genome carries:
- a CDS encoding ABC transporter permease, with product MSRDDMPELSASPRPGAPRRVANLLGPLLGLVLVVFAGGIAEHIKEGTLNYWSPSNQCLILTQTVTVAIGAIGMTLIIISGGIDLSVGSVIALAAVASAWVVRELAPADVARLGGAAAFWLPLVAVLVGVAVGCLAGTANGFLITRLKLVPFVITLGMMTFARGAAKGIANMQRIDAPLNWIADFTNANLVLFHVNLHWHFALTWIGTVRFDWVGPVAISSAVLLTVLLAVGTAVLLGRMRLGRHIFAIGSNEATARLCGVAVERTKWLLYAMAGAMFGLAGVTDFGRLSVGDPTTALGKELDVIAAVVIGGGSLSGGAGSIFGSLIGALLMAHLRNLCVHLGLPNYVQEMVVGAVIVVAVAVDRLRHRRGK